In Alphaproteobacteria bacterium, the DNA window CAAAGCCGCGGCGTGCTCAATCCGGCACCGCGCTGGTCGAACAGTACCGCGCGGAAGCGGTTGGGGTCGAACTGGCGCGCATGCTGACGCTGGCAGCCGCTGCCGGGGCCGCCATGCAGGAACAGCGACGGCGTGCCATCCTCGCGGCCATGCTGCTCTAGGTACAGCGTATGGGTGTCGTCGACGGCGATCTTGCGCCGATCGAACGGCCCAGCGTCCGCATAAAGGGGGTCGGCATCGGGTGTCATGGCAGAGCCTCTGCAGCGGGAATCGGGTCGGACTCGCTAAGTTGCAGGGCGGCAAGGCGCGCATAAAGCCCCCCTTCGGCCATGAGCCGCTCATGGCTGCCGATGCCGACGATCTGCCCCTGGTCGAGCACGACGATGCGGTCGACGCTTTGCACGGTCGCCAGGCGATGGGCGATCACTAGGGTGGTGCGGGCCTCCATCAAGCGCTCAAGTGCCACCTGCACCTGACGCTCGCTCTCGGAATCGAGTGCGCTGGTAGCCTCGTCTAGCAACAACACAGCCGGATCTCGCAGGATAGCGCGAGCGATGGCGATGCGCTGACGCTCGCCGCCCGAGAGGCGTACGCCACGCTCACCCAGGAAGGTCGAAAAACCTTCCGGCAGGGCGTCGAGGAAGTCTTCTGCCGCGGCGGCGCGGGCGGCCGCACGCACCTCTTCGTCTGAGGCCTCGGACCGGCCATAGCGAATATTGTCCCAGGCATCACCCGAGAAGATCACTGGTTCCTGAGCAACCAACGCGAAGCGCTCGCGCAGAGCCCGCGGATCAGTGCGTTCCACGTCGACGCCGTCGAGGGTGACGCTCCCGGCAAGGGGGTCGTAGAAGCGCAGCAGCAACTGGAAAACCGTGGTCTTGCCTGCGCCGGAGGGGCCAACGAGAGCCACCCTCTCTCCCGGGGCGACGGTGAGATTGATGCCACTCAGCGAGGCGCTATCCGGGCGGCTCGGGTAATGGAATGTGACATCTTTGAAGGCGAGCGCCCCCTCGGCCGGTGCTGGCAAAGGCTCGGGATCGGTGGGCACGGCCACGTCAGGCTCAACCGCCAATAGCTCTAGCAGGCGCTCCGTGGCACCGGCCGCGCGTTGCAGGTCGCCATAAACCTCGCTGACGGCGCCGACGGCGCCGGCCACGACCACAGCGAAAAAAACGAACTGCGACAACTCGCCACCGCTCAGGCCACCCAAGATCACCTCGCGCCCGCCAACCCAAAACACCACGGCAACGGCGCCGAAGACGCTCGTCATGACCAACGCCGTAAGCAAGGCACGAGCGTGGACACGATCGATGGCAACGCCAAACGCCGCTTCAACGCGATCGGCGAAACGGCGGCGCTCATGGCCCTCATGGGTATAGGCCTGAACGGTACGGATGGCATTGAACGACTCCTCGACCTGGGCGCCAACATCGGCGATACGGTCCTGGGCAGCCCGCGAGAGCCGGCGCACGCGGCGGCCGAAGATGATGATCGGCAGAACCACCAGGGGCACTAGCACGAAGACCAAAGCGGTCAGCCAGACGCTGGTGACGAACAGCATCACCGTGCCGCCGATAAGCAGCAGCAAGTTGCGGAGCGCCACCGAGGCACTGGAGCCAATCACAACCTGCAAAAGCGTTGTGTCCGTGGTCAGGCGTGACAGCACCTCCCCCGTGCGCGTGGTTTCGAAGAAGCCCGGCGAGAGGCCGATGACACGGTCGTAGACATCCCGGCGAATGTCGGCAACGACGCGCTCGCCGATCCACGAGACCAGCATAAAGCGGCCATAGGTAGCCGCCGCCATGACCAGCACGATGATGACCAGACCCGCCAGGACGCGGTCGAGCACAGCCGTGTTGCCATCGCCAAAGCCGTTGTCGATGAGATAGCGCAAGCCGACACCGAGCGAGAGCACACTGCCGGCGGCGATAGTCAGGGCTAGAGTGGCGCCGGCGATCTGCCGCAGATAGGGGCGAAGATAGCCGCCGAGGTGGTGCAGGTGGCCGAGTCGGCTGCGCGGGCGGGCGCTGGATCGGGCTTCGCCGATATTCATGCGGCCTCAGGCAAACCTGAGCGAGCAGCCGGCCGCTGCCGACAATTCGTTTTCCAGCAGCGCATACAGATCACGACCGCGGCGGCGGTCAGTCCAGGCTTTAGCGACCTTGTCGTAAACATAATGACCTGCGCCACTCTTCGGTGAGGACAGCCAAAGCTCGCGATTGATGGTATGACGGTTGAGCACATACTGGCTATCGTCTTCGAGTGTGATGGTCAGCACCTCGTCGATCAACTCCGCCTCGAGCACATCGCCCGCCACCTCGTCGATGCGGTCCATCAAAGCCTCCAAGGTCGCACCCGCCAGGGCATGAAACTCGCTTTCGTCCATAATCTCGCCTTTCCTCACCCCTAGCGGCGGATATAGAGCACCGGCGGCTCTTGTGGAAGCGCTTGGCTTCCGCTATACAGCCCGCCGCGTCAGCAGTGGAGCCGCAAAATGAAAGCCGATATTCATCCCGACTATCATGAGATCACCGTGGTGATGACAGACGGGACCGAATTCAAGACCCGCAGCACCTGGGGCAAGGAAGGCGACGTGCTCAAGCTCGACGTCGACCCCAAGAGCCACCCGGCCTGGACCGGCGGCGCCCAGCGCATTGTTGACACCGAAGGTCAGGTCGCGCGTTTTAACAAGCGTTTTGGCGCCTTCGGGCTCAGCGAAAAGAGCTGAACCGCGCGCCACCCTAACCGCGCCGACGCGCACGCTGCGCTTCGGGTGCTCACGAAGCACCAGCACGCCGTCACGGCACAGATCCAGGCTCTCAATGCCGTAGCCACAGGCCTAACCTACACAGTGCGGGCTGTTTTTTTTATTGGTCTTTTGCTAAACGCTTTTGCCCAAGAAATATGAGGGAAATGGTGCCGCCTGTAGGATTCGAACCTACGACCCCCGCATTCTTACCACTACAGTTTTCACGGCCATCCGCCACCGTTGCAGATGTTTGTGGTCTGGACTTTCTCTTCACCATAGCCACAGAGTGACCGTAGGTGGGTCGTGTAAAGTCTCTACACTCGTCCAATGATGGACTAGCACGGGATTGCCATCAGCTTGACCCGTTAAGGTTTCCCCGTTTTAGCGACCTTTTCACCGCATCGTTTCCGATGCGGGACGCACAGCAGAATTGTGACTGCACGAATGCGATGCTCTACCAACTGAGCTAAGGCGGCACTGGTCTCCTCATAATTTCGAATCCGTGTCAACGCAAGGTGGATTTTCGGATAGTGTCAAAACGCAGTGGAATTTTCATCAAAACCGTTTGCCAAAAATTTAAACTCACCGAATTGACAAAACATGTGCTTTAACAAAAGGATACTTGGCTACCACATTTTGTAAAATGGATACGATGCTCTGCCAACTGATCTAAGGCGGCGGGGCGGGGAACATACGCCTCGGCCAGGGTGGGTTTAAGGGTTGCACCCGGCGTTCCTGAGCAGAGCGGCGAGGGTGATAGAGCCGAGGGTGGCCGCGCTGGCAGCATCGATTTCCTCGCCGACCTCGGCAAGCGCGGTGGCGAAAGGGCTTGTGGTGGCCGGGTCGGCAGCGAGTGCCGGCACCTCGTCGACATCCTCGAATAGCGCAATAACGTCGAGCAGGGTGGTGCGCCGCGGATTACCCGCAAAGCGGTAGCCGCCGCCGGGGCCAAGCACGGAGGTCGCGAGGCCGGCGCGCACCAGGGTGCGCATGACTTTAGCGAGATGGTGCGAGGAAATGCCGTAGGCCTCGGCGATCTCGCCGGCCGAAACCTGGCGTGCCGGATTGGCCGCCATCTCCAGCGCGGCGTAGAGCCCCGCCAGGCTGGCCTTACCAAGTCTCACGCGTCGAGCCGCTTTTCGAGCTCGACGTAAGGCCCGGCCGTCAGCCCCTCGCCGCGGAAGAAGGAGAGGTTCACCATGTCCCGGCGCGAGACCATAGTGCGCACGACCGCCACTCCGGCCCCCGCGAAGCGATCGCACAAAGCTGCCAGCAGGGTGCGGCCGACACCGCACTCGCGCCGACCGTCGGCCACTTGGATGGCAAAGACCCAGCCAGCCGTGGGCGAGCCAAACTCCCATGCGCGCACCTCGCCGACCACGAAACCGATCACGGCACCCGCCGACTCCGCCACTAGGAAACTGCGGTCGTTGGCAGCTGCACCGTCGAACATCGCCTGCCAGTATTCGGCCTTGGCAAGCCCGGTATTGGCGCTGTCGATAGTGCTGATAGCCGCCAGGTCTGCAGCCGCTGCCTCGCGCACGGAAATTTTTCTCATATCGTTCTGCATTCCCGCTTTGTGATCCAGCAAAGCAAACTATGCCCCGTGACGCCCGGAACGCAAGCCGCCCGCTCAGCCGGAACCTGCGCTTCGTCTCCGCCATGCAGTCTCCGCACCAGCAGCGGTAAGATCGAGCATTGCTTTTTGCCCCTCGAAGATGCAGCAATCTATGGCATCCTCGGTATCGCCTTCGAGCCCGAAGGCGATACTGGCAAATCTTACGTTCCCGTCGTCTGAGCGCCGTGGCGAATTGGTCCGAGCGGTAACGCCGTGCCCGCTTACGCCCCGGACTAGTCGTGCCTGACTTTAGCGACACCCCAGGTAAAGGCAACGAGCCCGATGGCGGCGACAATTGTCGTGCCCAGCGCCAGGGCTGATTGGTCGTGGTGGGGGATGCGGCTGGCGATGAGGATGACAAGGGCGGAGGCCAGCATTTGGCAGAATCCTAGAAACGCCGAGGCTGCGCCGGCGTGCTCGGGCCAGGGCACGATGGCGCCGGCAACACCGTTTGGCATGACCAGGCCGAAGCCGATCATGTAGACGGTCATCGGCAGGATTACTGCTATGGGACGATCCGCGCCGGCCGCCCACGCAAGCAACATGGCGAGCGCCGCAACGAGACAGGTCACGATCCCCACGCATGACAGGGCGTGCGAGCTGTAGCGCCCGGCAAGACGCGCGCTCAACAGATTGCCCAGCATGTAGCCCGCCGCCACTACAGCCAAGGCCACGCCGTAGGCGCTCGGGCTCAGTCCCATGGCGTCGATCAGCACGAAGGAGGATTCGGCAAGGAACAGCGCTAAGCCAGCGAAGGCGCCGCCAACACCGGCCACGAAGCTGACATAGGTGCGG includes these proteins:
- a CDS encoding ABC transporter transmembrane domain-containing protein, with the translated sequence MNIGEARSSARPRSRLGHLHHLGGYLRPYLRQIAGATLALTIAAGSVLSLGVGLRYLIDNGFGDGNTAVLDRVLAGLVIIVLVMAAATYGRFMLVSWIGERVVADIRRDVYDRVIGLSPGFFETTRTGEVLSRLTTDTTLLQVVIGSSASVALRNLLLLIGGTVMLFVTSVWLTALVFVLVPLVVLPIIIFGRRVRRLSRAAQDRIADVGAQVEESFNAIRTVQAYTHEGHERRRFADRVEAAFGVAIDRVHARALLTALVMTSVFGAVAVVFWVGGREVILGGLSGGELSQFVFFAVVVAGAVGAVSEVYGDLQRAAGATERLLELLAVEPDVAVPTDPEPLPAPAEGALAFKDVTFHYPSRPDSASLSGINLTVAPGERVALVGPSGAGKTTVFQLLLRFYDPLAGSVTLDGVDVERTDPRALRERFALVAQEPVIFSGDAWDNIRYGRSEASDEEVRAAARAAAAEDFLDALPEGFSTFLGERGVRLSGGERQRIAIARAILRDPAVLLLDEATSALDSESERQVQVALERLMEARTTLVIAHRLATVQSVDRIVVLDQGQIVGIGSHERLMAEGGLYARLAALQLSESDPIPAAEALP
- the cyaY gene encoding iron donor protein CyaY encodes the protein MDESEFHALAGATLEALMDRIDEVAGDVLEAELIDEVLTITLEDDSQYVLNRHTINRELWLSSPKSGAGHYVYDKVAKAWTDRRRGRDLYALLENELSAAAGCSLRFA
- the rpmE gene encoding 50S ribosomal protein L31, which translates into the protein MKADIHPDYHEITVVMTDGTEFKTRSTWGKEGDVLKLDVDPKSHPAWTGGAQRIVDTEGQVARFNKRFGAFGLSEKS
- a CDS encoding Rrf2 family transcriptional regulator; the encoded protein is MRLGKASLAGLYAALEMAANPARQVSAGEIAEAYGISSHHLAKVMRTLVRAGLATSVLGPGGGYRFAGNPRRTTLLDVIALFEDVDEVPALAADPATTSPFATALAEVGEEIDAASAATLGSITLAALLRNAGCNP
- a CDS encoding GNAT family N-acetyltransferase; this encodes MRKISVREAAAADLAAISTIDSANTGLAKAEYWQAMFDGAAANDRSFLVAESAGAVIGFVVGEVRAWEFGSPTAGWVFAIQVADGRRECGVGRTLLAALCDRFAGAGVAVVRTMVSRRDMVNLSFFRGEGLTAGPYVELEKRLDA